A region from the Helicoverpa armigera isolate CAAS_96S chromosome 6, ASM3070526v1, whole genome shotgun sequence genome encodes:
- the Piezo gene encoding piezo-type mechanosensitive ion channel component isoform X1 — protein MAKYYVSVLLVRIVLPVSLLLCIALRPFGLSVLYLLLFFLAPLTPVPDSRTFKGWSGKFLLINVVLSFLMLLMHVAWHTLLASVGSYGSILVQYPMINVLGHNLGFVSYSSIDPLMAVHYMLPEIIMTSVSLLVYMVVKRLLTGPGVAEIKKSDSKYQEYPLVTSAGKYLCLILIMVSGIMRPSITSGIYYLVFMGSATAWALGRPLSRGFAVVCRCVMAIMAVHVTVLLIYQYSYLTTLYAPDKEFARYFGLTKLVIINDTNPSLFTYEVTDDHMWGTLVSPFVILVTYFILAIETRQLFKPKAKRKSALSGLEEGKVNGSLVRGISFHRGSRRAARDKWKNATKKVRLIRVNSSKWSSQQANARQMRQDSTGSVVLHEDESTVEESEPTLMDDILTAIIDFFQVLVRSSYIATTITMMAWSIMFHSWLTFVFLMWANIVWLCQDGRGFMLKTSPVLVVYAMLLLIAQYIYGMNLYESELPSNITEVNLRQIGLGRVEGGETCVPLLIKSLFTCMFWVTLRQRIQDIRQRRQSAVIADMAAPLQLTASTAASVIDARRDEENRSRLMRSLGEILRALCARYWIYVVVIMLFVIGVTGERMTIFRIIYMFLFLAFILMFQISWYWWRKTMYMFWIVVIVYSMINLILIYVYQFDNFSKLIEKYLLINESLQQDLGLEPYDPADLFVKLLTPTLFLIITIMQVHYFHKDFMALSDQKTRSNSLTPNQPDSNKPSQDGASTLNNDVPPLPSEDANARSLAATEADQSIELSSLTTGLRRQSVARKSTSRTMMRSPATEKRSTGLLSVVKRAYHASKQTAQEVIDRLFIYLDIHLIKIVFISLMLLCVMNVCAMHVPIMLMIAPALWFNAGKQRVCVLFISTLISIYFMAKMVYQIDYIKHYSFDVNCSSSFPDENRTSNYSSFNNAEWLGFKKATPEKPLVTVLKGYIGLLSIFTFYSLVTYRQQSLKASGELPKERIKTIFPEVTRKEADDDLVQCMKYLLNYGFYKFGVEITMICLMGVIGSRMDVYAVLYAGWLLVLVSIGRTAQSRLWPAFTACITFLVPVQYMIAVGFLPQFCVTYPWDSDDTQMKHVRSWMFLPYAEQPPHAYKLIFDFFLLLFATRQLKVFRTEKIHGDQYPGGCNSEKIGSDWETPNFRNPVPDFLGYVGSWLDVVKRMVFLGMLWVTLAIMFMTGTNRVNLFSMGYLVGSFIFLWQGTDFYLRPKEAILKWWSWLVRYNVSVVVVKTLLQIPGCMFSTVMQEHACWLVQLLGIGCVDKFAGGNIARFIKMQYTKEAACSVPQEDIGLAWDGVCFAFLILQRRLFHSYYFYRVIDESKATTVLASRGAELIEELRQKQMKVQEDQETRILEKIKVKMERIKANQKKIQGALAREPIHHDRGVESGSDAQAKRRVFANRHEVRDRPTYRPPASHQKAIRSGDYYMFDEFDDTDIHMKDDESSSDEDAPREMGFGKLLSTLIKTDMKRAVTLRRASAPNVRTTRHVSLASDPVSYPQLPRKASMQMQPDAPLTEQDQEGPLTEMDEFAPLPVHEETTMDKVKQFGETAWAFISSLLVSLTRHLMKFSRDYRYVSKTLSIEKKILKEKEGFGIGIREGSQMIWEPLPETLAKHNNVTTLEEQDDSMFKQDRSPFVHLGYALWYAVLAHTDIVCYVMVFINQIQSATILSIPLPLMVFMWGTLTIPRPTKTFWVTLIAYTEVIVLIKSMFQFEILPWNQKVIPANMPFTAPRIIGIERKFNYALYDLLLLLIIFLHRFMLKSLGLWKESTPDIELREDMEYPLNEEDTQLVAEGHITEVGRKYVKLHDMTGPPEAPQAESSPRRGAGYDSPGPPGSEFDDNEAGPSKAPDDDHYNVNDDKEPIIAVSTTLENSYKHYPEVMLLSIKRYLRPMHLFFERMLAPGARVTADIYAYMFLCDFFNFLVVIFGFAAFGTHQGDGGVQAYLEENKVPIPFLVMLILQFALIVIDRALYLRKFMLGKILFQYALIIGVHIWMFFVLPFITERTFNALLPPPMWYMLKCIYLLLSAYQIRCGYPRRIIGNFLCKSYHFLNMVFFRGFMAIPFLFELRTLMDWIWTDTSMNLMDWLKMEDIFASVFLLKCSRYLEDEFPQPRGSKKSNSSKYILGGGVLAFVIAIIWFPLVFFAFGNSVGQPNPPTDVTVKIRIGPFLPVYQMSAQSHNIDVFTEQDYTQLSNMYARDRTAQTFLSNYMYNDVAVITINPNSTLKWEISPPELDRLKREAASNATLMVKFTYVITHPTNAVPNPPTIEDDREVPLKAFEDGVPNPERETLRKLLDGTSGPDTWLNVKDLFPKFLKVFNKGTTKPAYQLIPRSIDEDENLEEEEDEIVYRDVLMRLERDNEKDVMYWRVRESCGPRDPLLSIPLNNCDMLVMYTFNDKLFPETLNFISGSGIIGLYTTFVFLASRVLRGFFSGIYTRIMFDDLPNADRVLQLCLDIYLVREALELALEEDLFAKLVFLYRSPETMIKWSRPKEEENIEQRALPPSR, from the exons ATGGCCAAGTACTATGTTTCAGTACTGCTAGTGCGGATAGTGCTGCCTGTCTCTCTCCTGCTTT GTATAGCACTCCGACCGTTTGGCCTCTCGGTATTATATCTACTACTGTTTTTCTTAGCACCGTTAACACCAGTACCAGATAGTCGAACATTTAAAG GATGGAGCGGCAAATTTTTGCTCATCAATGTGGTGCTATCATTTCTGATGCTACTAATGCATGTGGCATGGCACACGTTACTAGCATCGGTGGGGTCTTACGGGTCTATACTCGTTCAGTACCCCATGATCAACGTCTTAGGCCACAATTTGGGTTTCGTGTCCTACTCCTCAATAGACCCACTTATGGCCGTCCATTACATGCTTCCCGAG aTCATAATGACCTCAGTTTCGCTGCTAGTTTATATGGTAGTGAAAAGATTGCTTACAGGCCCGGGAGTGGCAGAAATAAAGAAAAGTGATTCTAAATATCAGGAGTATCCACTTGTAACAAGTGCTG gGAAATATTTGTGTTTGATCCTGATAATGGTTTCGGGGATAATGCGTCCGAGCATCACCTCTGGGATATACTACCTGGTGTTTATGGGATCAGCTACAGCGTGGGCCCTGGGCCGGCCGCTCAGCCGCGGCTTCGCAGTCGTGTGCCGCTGCGTCATGGCCATCATGGCTGTCCACGTCACTGTTCTATTGATATATCAGTACTCCTATTTAACAACCCTATACGCACCAGATAAGGAGTTTGCCAG GTACTTCGGACTGACAAAATTGGTAATAATCAACGATACAAATCCATCACTTTTCACTTATGAAGTGACAGATGACCACATGTGGGGTACGTTAGTGAGCCCTTTTGTCATTCTGGTCACTTATTTCATTCTGGCGATTGAGACCCGACAACTTTTCAAACCAAAG GCGAAAAGAAAGAGTGCTCTATCCGGCTTGGAAGAGGGCAAGGTGAACGGTTCTCTGGTGCGCGGCATATCCTTCCACCGCGGCAGTCGGAGAGCCGCCAGGGACAAGTGGAAGAATGCCACTAAAAAAGTTCGA CTAATACGGGTAAACTCGTCGAAATGGTCGAGTCAACAGGCGAATGCGAGGCAGATGCGCCAGGACTCCACGGGCTCTGTGGTTCTTCACGAAGATG AGTCAACAGTTGAGGAAAGCGAACCCACCTTGATGGATGACATCCTAACAGCTATCATCGACTTCTTCCAAGTTCTAGTCAG GTCATCATACATCGCAACTACAATCACGATGATGGCTTGGAGTATAATGTTCCATTCCTGGCTTACATTCGTGTTCCTAATGTGGGCGAACATCGTGTGGCTGTGTCAGGATGGACGGGGGTTCATGTTGAAGACCAGTCCCGTGCTCGTGGTGTACGCCATGCTGCTTCTCATAGCACAGTACATATACGGCATGAATCTGTACGAGTCGGAGCTGCCTAGTAATATTACG GAAGTGAATCTCCGTCAGATAGGCCTAGGCCGTGTCGAAGGGGGCGAAACATGCGTGCCCTTGCTGATCAAGTCTCTATTCACGTGCATGTTCTGGGTAACACTGCGCCAACGCATACAAGATATCAGACAGCGTCGCCAGTCCGCTGTAATTGCAGACATGGCCGCCCCTCTTCAACTGACAGCTTCTACAGCAGCCAGCG TTATAGATGCAAGACGCGACGAAGAGAATCGTTCGCGGTTGATGCGGTCCCTGGGAGAGATACTCCGTGCTTTGTGCGCGAGATACTGGATTTACGTCGTAGTCATCATGTTGTTTGTCATCGGCGTCACTGGAGAGCGCATGACTATCTTCAGGATCATTTATATGTTCCTCTTCTTGGCGTTCATACTTATGTTCCag ATAAGTTGGTACTGGTggcgaaaaacaatgtacatGTTTTGGATAGTGGTGATCGTGTACTCGATGATAAATCTTATTCTAATTTATGTCTATCAGTTCGATAACTTTTCCAAgttgatagaaaaatatttgttgatcaacgaaagttt ACAACAAGACTTAGGTTTGGAGCCGTACGATCCCGCGGATCTATTCGTCAAATTACTAACGCCAACATTGTTccttataattacaattatgCAAGTTCATTATTTCCATAAGGACTTTATGGCGTTGTCGGATCAGAAGACTAG GTCGAATAGTTTGACACCTAATCAACCAGATTCCAATAAGCCAAGTCAAGATGGTGCTTCCACACTAAATAATGAC GTGCCTCCATTGCCATCTGAGGACGCAAACGCACGTTCACTAGCCGCCACTGAGGCAGACCAATCCATCGAGCTCTCTTCTTTGACCACTGGACTCCGGCGGCAATCTGTGGCTAG GAAATCGACATCTCGAACGATGATGCGATCGCCGGCGACGGAGAAACGTTCCACGGGACTGTTGTCTGTCGTCAAACGCGCCTACCACGCGTCCAAGCAAACCGCGCAAGAAGTTATCGATAGATTGTTCATATATCTCGATATACATCTCATCAAGATCGTCTTCATTTCCTTGATGCTGCTTTGCGTTATGAAT GTATGCGCGATGCATGTTCCAATAATGTTAATGATCGCGCCTGCTTTGTGGTTCAATGCGGGCAAACAGCGCGTTTGTGTGCTCTTCATATCCACACTTATAAGTATCTACTTCATGGCCAAGATGGTGTACCAAATAGATTACATCAAACATTATAGCTTCGATGTCAATTGTTCCTCTTCATTC CCTGATGAAAATAGAACATCAAATTATTCATCATTCAACAATGCGGAATGGTTAGGTTTTAAAAAAGCCACGCCCGAAAAACCTCTGGTGACTGTTCTCAAAGGATACATCGGCCTTCTATCAATCTTCACATTTTATTCTCTTGTCACATATAGGCAACAATCTCTTAA AGCATCAGGAGAATTGCCCAAAGAAAGGATCAAAACAATATTCCCTGAAGTCACGCGCAAGGAAGCAGACGATGATTTAGTTCAGTGcatgaaatatttacttaattatggATTTTATAAGTTTGGTGTAGAA ATTACAATGATATGCCTAATGGGAGTCATAGGGTCTCGTATGGACGTCTACGCAGTGTTATACGCGGGCTGGCTCTTAGTACTGGTGTCTATCGGCCGTACGGCACAGTCCCGGCTTTGGCCAGCTTTCACTGCCTGCATTACCTTCTTAGTACCTGTACAGTATATGATAGCCGTGGGATTCTTGCCGCAATTCTGCGTCACGTACCCTTGGGATTCTGATGATACG caaATGAAACACGTCCGTTCATGGATGTTCCTGCCTTACGCCGAGCAGCCTCCTCACGCATACAAATTGATCTTCGATTTCTTCTTATTACTGTTCGCGACACGCCAATTGAAAGTATTCCGTACTGAAAAGATTCATGGCGATCAGTATCCCGGGGGTTGCAATAGCGAGAAAATTGGCAGTGATTGGGAGACTCCAAACTTTAGGAACCCAGTGCCTGATTTCCTTGGTTATGTTGG GTCTTGGCTTGACGTGGTGAAACGCATGGTGTTCTTAGGCATGCTATGGGTGACGCTCGCCATTATGTTCATGACGGGCACCAACCGAGTCAACCTGTTCTCTATGGGGTACCTTGTCGGATCCTTTATATTCTTGTGGCAAGGAACCGACTTCTATTTGCGTCCTAAAGAAGCCATATTGAAATG GTGGTCATGGCTAGTCCGCTACAACGTGTCAGTGGTAGTCGTGAAGACACTACTACAGATCCCGGGCTGTATGTTCAGCACAGTGATGCAGGAGCACGCGTGTTGGCTGGTCCAACTCCTCGGCATCGGCTGTGTCGACAAGTTCGCGGGCGGCAATATCGCGAGGTTCATTAAGATGCAATATACTAAA gAAGCAGCGTGTTCCGTTCCTCAAGAGGATATAGGGCTGGCGTGGGACGGCGTTTGTTTTGCTTTCCTCATACTACAGCGAAGACTATTCCACAGCTACTACTTTTACAGAGTCATAGACGAAAGCAAAGCCACCACGGTACTTGCTTCCAG GGGCGCAGAGTTGATAGAAGAACTTCGtcagaaacaaatgaaagtccAGGAGGACCAAGAAACGAGAATCCttgagaaaataaaagttaaaatggAGAGGATTAAGGCAAACCAGAAGAAAATACAAGGGGCTCTGGCTAGGGAACCAATACATCATGATAGAG GAGTAGAATCAGGTTCGGATGCACAGGCTAAACGCCGCGTGTTCGCAAATAGACACGAAG TGCGGGACAGACCGACATATAGGCCGCCAGCAAGCCATCAGAAGG CGATCCGCTCCGGGGACTATTACATGTTTGATGAGTTTGACGATACGGATATTCATATGAAAGATGATGAATCTAGTTCAGATGAAGATGCACCTAGAGAAATGGGATTCGGCAAG CTGCTGTCCACGCTGATCAAGACGGACATGAAGCGCGCCGTGACGCTGCGCCGCGCCTCCGCGCCCAACGTGCGCACCACGCGCCACGTGTCGCTCGCCAGCGACCCCGTCTCCTACCCGCAG CTTCCTCGCAAGGCGTCAATGCAGATGCAGCCTGATGCTCCGCTAACGGAGCAGGACCAAGAGGGGCCGTTGACCGAGATGGACGAATTTGCACCATTACCGG tACACGAGGAGACTACGATGGACAAAGTAAAGCAGTTCGGTGAGACGGCGTGGGCGTTCATATCGAGCTTACTCGTGTCGCTCACACGACACTTGATGAAGTTCTCACGAGATTATCGATATGTATCTAAAACGCTGTCCATTGAGAAGAAAATACTGAAG GAGAAAGAAGGCTTCGGCATCGGAATAAGAGAAGGATCGCAGATGATATGGGAACCACTGCCCGAAACCTTAGCGAAACA CAACAACGTGACAACGCTTGAGGAGCAAGACGACTCGATGTTCAAACAGGATCGCTCGCCCTTCGTGCACCTTGGTTACGCGCTGTGGTATGCAGTATTAGCACATACGGATATAGTGTGCTATGTCATGGTGTTTATTAATCAG ATACAATCGGCAACAATACTGTCGATACCTCTTCCGCTTATGGTGTTTATGTGGGGTACCCTCACCATACCGAGACCTACCAAGACGTTCTGGGTTACCTTAATTGCATATACCGAG GTGATTGTCCTTATAAAGAGCATGTTCCAATTCGAGATTCTACCTTGGAATCAGAAAGTGATACCCGCAAACATGCCGTTCACGGCCCCCCGTATCATCGGAATAGAGAGGAAATTCAATTACGCTCTCTACGATCTACTTTTGCTACTCATCATCTTTTTGCATAG gttcatGTTGAAATCACTAGGTCTCTGGAAGGAATCGACGCCAGACATCGAGTTGCGAGAAGACATGGAGTACCCACTGAACGAGGAGGATACTCAGTTAGTCGCTGAAGGTCATATTACTGAAGTAGGACGCAAGTACGTCAAGCTACACGACATGACGGGCCC GCCTGAAGCCCCGCAAGCAGAGAGCAGTCCTCGCCGCGGTGCAGGTTACGACAGCCCGGGGCCACCCGGCTCGGAGTTCGACGACAACGAGGCAGGGCCCTCCAAAGCGCCGGACGACGATCACTAcaa TGTGAACGACGATAAGGAACCTATAATAGCGGTGTCCACGACATTGGAGAACTCGTACAAGCATTACCCAGAAGTGATGCTTTTGTC AATAAAGCGTTACCTCCGTCCGATGCACCTGTTCTTCGAGCGCATGTTGGCGCCGGGAGCGAGAGTGACGGCCGACATCTACGCTTACATGTTCCTCTGCGATTTCTTCAACTTCCTCGTTGTTATATTTGGATTTGCCGCGTTTGGA ACGCACCAAGGCGACGGCGGTGTACAAGCGTACTTAGAAGAGAACAAAGTCCCGATTCCTTTCCTCGTGATGTTGATCCTACAATTCGCGCTGATCGTCATCGACCGAGCGCTGTACTTGCGCAAGTTCATGTTGGGCAAGATTCTGTTCCAGTACGCGCTTATTATAGGCGTGCATATATGGATGTTCTTTGTACTGCCGTTTATTACTGAGAG GACATTCAACGCTCTCCTACCGCCGCCGATGTGGTACATGTTGAAGTGTATCTACTTGCTGCTGTCGGCGTATCAGATCCGCTGCGGCTACCCGCGCCGCATCATCGGCAACTTCCTCTGCAAGTCCTACCACTTCCTCAACATGGTCTTCTTTAGAGG CTTCATGGCAATACCGTTCCTATTTGAGCTGCGAACTCTAATGGACTGGATATGGACCGACACTTCAATGAACCTCATGGATTGGCTCAAAATGGAGGATATTTTCGCCAGCGTTTTCTTACTAAag TGTTCCCGATACTTAGAGGACGAGTTCCCGCAGCCCCGCGGCTCTAAGAAGTCCAACTCCTCTAAGTATATACTGGGCGGCGGCGTACTCGCCTTCGTCATCGCCATCATTTGGTTCCCCCTCGTCTTCTTCGCATTTGGAAACTCT GTCGGTCAACCCAATCCACCGACTGATGTCACAGTTAAGATCCGCATTGGACCGTTCCTTCCTGTTTACCAAATGTCTGCTCAATCACACAATATCGATGT TTTCACGGAACAAGACTACACGCAGCTGAGCAACATGTACGCCCGCGACCGCACGGCGCAGACGTTCCTGTCCAACTACATGTACAACGACGTCGCCGTCATCACCATCAACCCCAACTCCACGCTCAAGTGGGAGATCTCGCCGCCTGAGCTCGACCGACTCAAGAGAGAAGCCGCTTCTA ATGCAACATTAATGGTGAAGTTCACATACGTGATCACTCACCCGACGAACGCGGTCCCGAACCCACCGACTATAGAGGACGACCGCGAAGTGCCGCTCAAGGCGTTCGAGGACGGCGTACCCAACCCTGAGAGAGAAACACTAAGGAAACTGCTGGACGGGACGTCGGGACCAGATACAtg GTTAAACGTGAAGGATTTGTTCCCGAAGTTTTTGAAAGTATTCAACAAAGGCACAACTAAACCGGCGTACCAGCTAATACCGAGGTCAATAGATGAAGATGAGAACTTAGAAgaag AAGAGGATGAAATTGTATACAGAGACGTTTTAATGCGATTGGAGAGAGATAATGAAAAGGATGTCATGTACTGGCGTGTTCGAGAGTCCTGTGGTCCCCGG GATCCCTTGTTGTCGATACCGCTTAACAACTGCGATATGCTCGTGATGTACACCTTTAACGACAAACTGTTCCCAGAGACGCTAAACTTTATATCTGGCAGTGG TATCATCGGACTATACACCACATTCGTATTCCTGGCGTCCCGTGTTCTCCGAGGGTTCTTCTCAGGCATTTACACTAGAATCATGTTCGATGACTTGCCGAACGCTGATAGAGTGCTACAACTCTGTCTTGACATTTATCTG GTTCGAGAAGCACTCGAACTGGCCTTGGAAGAAGATCTATTTGCTAAATTAGTGTTCCTGTACCGATCACCTGAAACTATGATCAAGTGGAGTCGGCCGAAGGAAGAGGAGAACATAGAACAACGGGCACTGCCGCCCTCTCGCTGA